A genomic stretch from Pectinophora gossypiella chromosome 13, ilPecGoss1.1, whole genome shotgun sequence includes:
- the LOC126371824 gene encoding transcription elongation factor SPT6 — protein MADFLESEAEESELDSEEDEGPTERKKPKRKAAVQSDDEDEDEEDDEDRLREELKDLIDDAPIEESGSDGEDSDASAGPKKRKKSDDELDDRLEDEDYDLIEENLGVKVARNKFKRLRRLEDDDSDNDGADDPQLEREVIAESLFVGGSDEQDEDHHSESAAPREVEYDDEAEDESDADDFIVDDDGKPIKKKTRRKPIFTDASLQEGQDIFGVDFDYDEFEKYGEEDYEDEEDEDEYLEDDEEEEGERRRTKKGKPKRPSKKSIFEIYEPSELKRSHFTDLDNEIRKTDVPERMQIREVPITPVEEGSTELEDEAEWIYKQAFLKAPVSKADSQEARERSRRGSSTVVKIRQALDFMRNQTLEVPFIAFYRKEYVQPELSINDLWKVYKYDAKWCQLKQRKENLLKLLENMREFQLDKLMVNPDAPIPENMRLIKDEDIERLKNVQTSEELRDVHTHFLLYYSTELPEMQKVQRAKEKKKELEDKKKAAREEAEKNGEDPEEAVAAVEAAEPEEEEPTEVKYAVRSGPYELCRKAGIEPLVKMFGLTPEQFAENVRDNYQRHEVEQPAVPPLEAAAPFAGAMGSAQEVLRRAVYMCGVQLAREPQLRATLRDALRERASISVRPTARGVKDIDENHACFGLKYLKKKPVRDLTGEQFLKLTMAAEDKLLELSISEQIEGNTSSSYLEELKQLYQKDEFAATVQAWNELRAEAVTIALTKIVMPELRRELNAVLLQESKEYVLKCCRRRLYDWLKVAPYESRVSDDDDDEWDTSNGLRVLSIAYVPDRAHSAFACVVAGGGEVVDHLRLPHLLYRRNAWDHMERTNKEADMTALRRFILRKKPHVVVIGGESREALNIKADVADCIQQLIEDEQFPRIPVEIADNHISKIYSNSIRGRNDFREYPDILRQAICQGRLLQDPLMEISQLCGPDEEILCLRYHPLQDQIAKEDLLDGIELEFVNRVNEVGVDVNEAILTGRGTELLQFVCGLGPRKAQALIKLFKQTNQKLENRTQLVTVCHMGPKVFINCSGFIKIDTSSLGDSTEAYIEVLDGSRVHPETYEWARKMAVDALEYEDEDANPAGALEEILEAPERLKDLDLDAFAEELERQGFGNKSITLYDIRAELNSRYKDLRVPYRSPTPEELFDILTKESPETFFVGKMVLASVIGITHRKPQREMLDQANPVRNDETGLWECPFCHKNDFPELSEVWNHFDAGACPGQATGVRIRLDNGLSGYIHIKNLSDRHVADPTERVRIGQTVHCRVLKIDVERFSVDCSSKSSDLLDKNKEWRPPKDPYYDQESEDKDIRKDTEAKATKERLQYVKRVIVHPAFHNISFAEAEKLMENMAQGEVIVRPSSKGSDHLTVTWKVAEGICQHIDVREEGKENAFSLGRSLWIQGSEFEDLDEIIARYVTPMAGHARDLIAYKYYKPLGGMRDKAEEWLKEEKAKNPNKIHYIFSAAKNHPGRFLLSYLPRSRCTHEYVSVTPDGYKFRQRMFDSLGGLLKWFKEHFRDPPPSGTPVQRTPALRTPHGMTSMYHTPAAHTPAFHTPAHTPGPAYINTPYTPSAQTPYMTPFATTPRQPDFLAPAVPRHKPVPMQVPVYTEPADWQKAAEDWVRHRGGGRDTPATPRSSEGMSTPRQSSRTPRMDSRSTPRHESRRHESRHDRHERHERHESRESRHESRGTPHAHSGRSSRAHSVRSTPHTNTSPRSMSLGDATPLYDEN, from the exons ATGGCCGATTTTTTGGAGTCTGAGGCGGAGGAAAGCGAG TTGGATTCTGAAGAGGACGAGGGCCCGACGGAGCGTAAGAAGCCGAAGCGCAAAGCTGCCGTGCAGAGTGACGACGAAGATGAAGACGAGGAGG ATGATGAAGATCGTCTTCGCGAAGAATTAAAAGATTTGATAGATGACGCTCCTATAGAGGAGTCCGGGAGTGATGGCGAGGATTCGGATGCTAGTGCAGGaccaaagaaaagaaagaaaagtgaTGACGAACTAGATGACCGATTGGAGGATGAGGATTATGACCTTATTGAGGAGAATCTTGGTGTCAAAGTTGCTAGG AATAAGTTCAAGCGTCTCCGCCGGCTGGAAGATGATGACAGTGATAATGATGGTGCTGATGACCCTCAGCTTGAGAGAGAGGTCATTGCGGAGTCACTGTTCGTGGGAGGATCAGATGAGCAA GATGAAGACCACCACTCAGAGTCGGCCGCCCCTCGCGAGGTGGAGTATGATGATGAGGCGGAAGATGAATCTGATGCTGACGACTTCATTGTAGACGACGACGGGAAACCCATTAAGAAAAAGACACGCAGGAAACCTATATTCACTGATGC GTCTCTCCAAGAGGGGCAGGATATATTCGGCGTGGACTTCGATTACGATGAGTTTGAGAAGTATGGTGAGgaagattatgaagatgaagaagatGAGGATGAGTACCTGGAAgacgatgaagaagaagaag GCGAAAGACGAAGAACCAAGAAGGGCAAACCGAAACGACCAAGCAAGAAGTCTATTTTCGAAATTTATGAGCCAAGTGAGTTGAAGAGGAGTCACTTCACAGACTTGGACAATGAG ATACGCAAAACAGACGTGCCAGAGCGGATGCAAATCCGCGAGGTTCCGATCACTCCCGTGGAGGAAGGAAGCACGGAGTTGGAGGACGAAGCGGAGTGGATATACAAGCAGGCGTTCCTCAAGGCGCCCGTCTCCAAGGCCGACTCGCAGGAGGCCCGGGAGAGGTCGCGCAG AGGTTCAAGCACGGTGGTGAAGATCCGCCAAGCGCTGGACTTCATGCGCAACCAGACACTGGAAGTGCCCTTCATAGCGTTCTACCGCAAGGAGTACGTCCAGCCAGAACTCAGCATCAACGACTTGTGGAAGGTCTACAAGTATGACGCTAAG TGGTGCCAATTGAAGCAGAGGAAGGAGAATCTGCTGAAACTGTTGGAGAACATGCGAGAGTTCCAGCTGGACAAACTGATGGTCAACCCTGATGCTCCTATTCCTGAGAACATGCGGCTTATTAAGGATGAGGATATTGAGAG GTTGAAGAATGTACAAACGTCAGAAGAGCTACGCGATGTACACACTCACTTTCTGCTGTATTACTCCACGGAGTTACCAGAGATGCAGAAAGTTCAGCGTGCTaaagagaagaagaaggaatTAGAGGACAAAAA GAAAGCGGCTCGTGAGGAAGCGGAGAAGAACGGTGAGGACCCTGAAGAGGCGGTGGCGGCGGTGGAGGCGGCAGAGCCCGAGGAGGAAGAACCTACTGAGGTCAAGTACGCCGTGCGCTCCGGCCCCTACGAGCTGTGTCGGAAGGCTGGGATCG AGCCGCTAGTGAAGATGTTCGGGTTGACTCCCGAGCAGTTCGCGGAGAATGTTCGAGACAACTACCAGCGACACGAGGTGGAGCAGCCCGCTGTGCCGCCGCTAGAAGCCGCTGCGCCTTTC GCGGGCGCGATGGGGTCGGCGCAGGAGGTGCTGCGCCGCGCCGTGTACATGTGCGGCGTGCAGCTGGCCCGCGAGCCGCAGCTGCGCGCCACGCTGCGGGACGCGCTGCGCGAGCGCGCCTCCATCAGTGTGCGGCCCACCGCGCGCGGCGTCAAGGACATCGACGAGAACCACGCCTGCTTCGG ACTAAAATATCTAAAGAAGAAGCCAGTCCGTGACCTGACTGGCGAGCAGTTCCTCAAGCTGACGATGGCTGCGGAAGACAAGCTGCTAGAGTTGTCCATCAGCGAGCAGATCGAGGGCAACACTAGCTCCAGCTACTTGGAAGAACTCAAGCAGTTGTATCAAAAG GATGAATTTGCGGCGACAGTACAAGCGTGGAACGAACTGCGCGCGGAGGCGGTCACCATAGCGCTCACTAAGATCGTAATGCCAGAGTTGAGGCGCGAACTGAATGCTGTGCTACTGCAGGAGTCCAAGGAATATGTTCTCAA GTGCTGCCGTCGTCGCCTCTATGACTGGCTGAAGGTGGCGCCGTACGAATCAAGGGTGTCTGATGATGACGACGACGAGTGGGATACTTCCAATG GTCTACGCGTGCTATCGATAGCGTACGTCCCGGACCGAGCGCACTCCGCGTTCGCGTGCGTGGTGGCGGGCGGCGGCGAGGTGGTGGACCACCTGCGGCTGCCGCACCTGCTGTACCGCCGCAACGCCTGGGACCACATGGAGAGGACCAACAAGGAAGCCGACATGACTGCCTTGAGACG CTTCATCCTCCGCAAGAAGCCTCACGTGGTGGTGATCGGCGGCGAGTCGCGTGAGGCCCTCAACATCAAAGCGGACGTGGCAGACTGCATACAACAGCTTATTGAAGACGAACAATTCCCCAGGATACCCGTCGAGATTGCAGACAATCATATCAGCAAGATTTACAGTAACAGCATACGGGGACGG AACGATTTCAGAGAATACCCCGACATCCTTCGCCAAGCGATTTGTCAAGGGCGCCTGTTACAAGATCCTCTGATGGAAATATCCCAGCTTTGCGGTCCCGATGAGGAGATCCTATGTCTTCGATACCACCCCCTCCAAGACCAGATAGCTAAGGAAGATTTACTTGATGGAATAGAGCTAGAATTCGTCAATAGAGTCAACGAAGTCGGTGTAGACGTCAACGAAGCAATACTCACTGGCAGAGGAACAGAACTACTCCAATTCGTATGCGGTTTAGGTCCTAGAAAAGCTCAAGCGTTGATAAAACTTTTCAAGCAAACCAATCAGAAGTTAGAAAATAGGACACAGTTAGTTACAGTCTGTCATATGGGGCCGAAAGTCTTCATCAACTGCTCAGGTTTTATCAAAATAGACACCAGTAGTCTAGGCGACAGTACTGAAGCGTACATAGAAGTATTGGACGGATCCCGAGTGCATCCGGAAACGTACGAATGGGCGCGCAAGATGGCCGTCGACGCTCTAGAATACGAAGACGAAGATGCAAATCCTGCTGGGGCTTTGGAAGAAATTCTCGAAGCTCCTGAAAGACTCAAGGATCTCGACTTAGATGCGTTTGCTGAAGAATTGGAAAGACAAGGCTTTGGTAACAAGAGCATAACGTTGTACGATATCCGTGCGGAATTGAACTCTAGATACAAGGATCTTAGAGTGCCATATCGGTCACCAACGCCTGAAGAATTGTTTGATATTCTAACCAAAGAATCGCCAGAGACCTTCTTTGTAGGGAAGATGGTACTGGCTTCGGTTATAGGTATAACGCATAGGAAGCCTCAAAGGGAAATGTTGGACCAGGCGAATCCCGTGAGGAACGATGAAACTGGTTTATGGGAGTGCCCGTTCTGTCATAAGAATGATTTCCCAGAGTTGTCTGAG GTATGGAACCACTTCGACGCGGGCGCATGTCCGGGGCAAGCGACAGGCGTGCGTATCCGACTGGACAACGGTCTGTCCGGATATATACACATAAAGAACCTCTCCGACCGACACGTAGCAGACCCCACGGAGCGCGTCCGGATCGGACAAACGGTGCACTGCAGGGTACTCAAGATAGACGTCGAACGATTCTCTGTGGATTGCTCGTCAAAGTCTTCTGATCTGCTGGATAAGAATAAAGAGTGGAG ACCACCTAAAGACCCGTACTACGATCAGGAATCAGAAGACAAGGACATTCGCAAGGACACGGAGGCCAAGGCGACTAAGGAGCGTTTACAGTACGTGAAGCGAGTGATAGTGCATCCGGCGTTCCATAACATATCCTTCGCCGAGGCTGAGAAGCTGATGGAGAACATGGCGCAGGGGGAGGTCattgtccggcctagtagtaaG GGTTCGGATCATCTCACAGTAACGTGGAAGGTTGCCGAAGGTATCTGCCAGCACATCGATGTTCGAGAAGAAGGAAAAGAAAACGCATTTTCGTTAG GACGAAGTCTCTGGATTCAAGGCTCAGAATTCGAAGACTTAGATGAAATCATCGCGCGTTACGTCACACCGATGGCGGGCCACGCGCGGGACCTCATAGCTTACAAGTACTACAAACCCCTCGGCGGTATGAGGGACAAAGCCGAAGAGTGGCTCAAGGAGGAGAAGGCCAAAAACCCTAACAAAATCCACTACATATTCAGCGCAGCCAAAAATCACCCTGGAAGATTTCTACTGTCATACTTACCTCGTTCAAGATGTACGCACGAATATGTTTCAGTCACACCAGACGGTTATAAGTTCAGGCAGAGAATGTTCGATTCTTTAGGCGGTTTGTTGAAATGGTTCAAAGAGCATTTCCGGGATCCGCCGCCTTCGGGGACGCCGGTACAGCGCACACCAGCACTGCGGACGCCGCATGGGATGACGTCCATGTACCACACTCCCGCTGCTCACACTCCGGCCTTCCATACTCCGGCACACACTCCCGGGCCGGCGTATATAAATACTCCCTATACGCCGTCTGCTCAGACGCCGTACATGACACCGTTCGCGACGACGCCCCGGCAGCCGGACTTCCTGGCGCCGGCCGTGCCGCGGCACAAGCCCGTGCCGATGCAGGTGCCGGTGTACACGGAGCCCGCAGACTGGCAGAAGGCGGCTGAGGACTGGGTGCGGCATAGGGGCGGCGGCCGCGACACGCCCGCCACGCCGCGCAGCAG CGAAGGCATGTCAACGCCGCGGCAATCGAGCCGTACACCCCGCATGGACTCGCGCAGCACGCCGCGGCACGAGTCCAGACGGCACGAGTCGCGCCACGACCGGCACGAGCGCCACGAGCGGCACGAGTCGCGCGAGTCCCGCCACGAGTCCCGCGGCACCCCCCACGCGCACTCCGGCCGCTCGTCCCGCGCTCACTCCGTCCGCTCCACGCCTCACACTAACACCAGCCCAAGGTCGATGTCTCTAGGAGACGCCACGCCGCTCTACGACGAAAACTAG